The Vibrio aerogenes nucleotide sequence CTCACGCTTCGCAGTCGGTTGCCCGAACTCGTTAGGCAAGAGCTATGGGGTATTCTGCTGACTTACAATCTCGTGAGATACCAAATGGTGCAAATGTGCATGAATCTGAAAGGAGACTACTTACCTTATCAGTTGAGCTTCAACGGCGCTTTAGCCCATATAATGCGCTTATTAGTTGGGCTCCCTTATTCATCTCCAGGCGCTATCCCGGGGCAGTTGAAAAACTTCTACTCAATATGTGAAAGCTTAATCCTGGAGCCCCGAAGACAGAGATCCTTCCCCAGAGTTGTTAAGCCCAAGCCATGTAAATATCCCAGAAAAAGCAGGGCCGCTCACGTTAAGTGAACGGCATTAGGGCATGGATGCCCTTGTTTAAACGTCCATGGATGGCTTGAGCGGTTTGCGGAACCAGATATATCCAGATCAGAAAATGACTTAGAATGGTATTCAAAAACAGGCCAGTTCAAAAACATACTTTCAGAATTCATCCCGCCAAAAGAAAGATTTCAAACATTTGGTTCCGGAACATAAATAATGCCGGATGACGGGCCGGTTAAACTTCCACAAAGCTTGTTTTTTTCGGGAACAGACCCGGATGATTCTGACGCAGGAAGCGCTGTTCTTCAATCATCTGTTTGAAAGTCGGCCCTTCACTGAGCACGAAAACCATTTCGTTCTTTTCCTGACGAAGAATATGACCTTTGATGTAAATTTTACCTGTGGTATGAAGTTCGATATAGCCGGTAATTGTCCGCTGCGCTGTAATCGCTGATTCTCCCATCAGCACACGAATACCACCTTCTGAGAGTTCACTCACTCTGAAGACTTTGCCAAACATATACAAATCCGGCATCAGTTCTTTCACACCGTACCTCAGGCGAAAGTACTTTCTCTTCTGCTGAGACTCCTGATCACTCATTATTAATTACTCCACTTTTTCAAACTGTGAAATTCCCTCTTCGAAGTCATTGTATTTACTGTTATTGCAGACTTGAAGACAGCATGGCGTAAGTTCATTCTGAGATTAAGCGACTCCATCAGATTATGGAAGGAATGTCGCAAAAATACTGTACAAACTTTAGACAATACAACACTAACCGGGACACAAATCAACTCGCGGCAGTATATCGAAAAGCACGGATACCAACAATAGTTGCCAAGTAACATAATGTTAAGGCGGCCTGTCATACCATGGTGTCTTCTGTCCAGTTCAGCTTATGCTGCATGGAATTTACGCCCCATTTAACTTGCGTAAGTATTGACGCTCGGGTCGACCGACACTGCCGTAAGAGACTTCTGCATGCACTTCACCGGTCGACACCAGATGCTCCAGATACCGTCTTGCTGTGGTCCGGCTGGCACCAATCCGCTGCCCCAGCGCTTCAGCCGTAATCTGATGATCCCACGAGGTGAGCACCTGTCTGATTTTATCCAGCGTCAACCCGTCAATGCCTTTCGGCAAACGGGACACTGAGGTCTGCGCGCTTCCGCTTGCCGGATGAAATAGTCCATCGACATCACTTTGCATCAGAGCCGTCATCTGTTGCAGCTTGTCATGGTGAGCCGAATAACCTTCCAGCGCTCGTTTTAACCGCTCAAATACCAGTGGTTTGAGAATATAGTCAAACACCCCACAGGCCATCGCGGACTTCAGGGTACTGACTTCCGTTGACGCCGTAATCATAATGATGTCGGTACGGATATCCTGCGCCCGCCAGGACTTCAGCAGTTCTATCCCGGTCCCTGTCGGAAAGTGATTGTCCAGCAAAACCAGATCCGGCTGAAACACGTCCATTAAATCGTGTAATTCATCCAGACTGTGGGCCACGCCACGGGTTTCAAAACCATCGACACGCTCGACAAAGCGTCGCTGAATCTCCGCATTTTGTTGATCATCATCTGCGATAAGTAATTCAATCATGAGGGTTCTCCCTGGATGTATTCTGTTGCCGGGGATTCCCGGATAACGGTTTTTCTGCAAAATCGTGACAGGTTGATTCATCGCCGTCTTTAGGTAAATAAACCGTAAACCGGCTGCCCTGGCCGTCCCCGACCGGAGACTCAATCGTAATCAGTCCCTGAAAACGGGTGACCAGTGTTTTCACCAGATGCAGGCCAATCCCGTGGCCGGGCTGATGTTTCGTGGTGTAACCATGGTCAAAAATACGTTGCTGCTGCGAATCACTGATGCCCGGCCCTTCATCTTCCACTTCCAGAATCAGTTCGTGCCCTAAATCTGTCATACTGAGTCGCACCTCTCCCTGCTCTCCCCGGTGATGAAATGTGGCTTCGAAAGCATTATCGATAAGATTACTGACAATACTGATGAGCTGACCACGGGGAATCGCAGCCGGAATATCATGGCACTGGCTGTCCGGGTCTATCACCAGCCGCAGGCCCAGTTCCCGTGCCCGGTTAAATTTTCCTAACAGACAGCCCGCCAGCATTTTGTCATCCGTCAGTGCCATGACCTGATGAATAAAACTCTGGTGCAGCTGGGTTTCATGACCAATCAGCGCTAATGCCTTGTCGTAAGACTGAATCTGAATTAATCCGGCAATGGTATTGAGCTTATTGTTATATTCGTGCGACTGGCTTCTCAGCGTTTCGGCGTACTGGCGGATCCGGGTCAGCTTGCGGCTGACCAAATCCACTTCATTCTTCAGGCGAAAGCTGGAAACCACCCCCATGACCTGCCCGTTTTGGCGGAGCGGAATCCGGTTGACTATCAGGTGATGATCGGCCAGCCAGATCTCTTCATCATAATGCGGCTCTCCGGATTGCAGCACATCCAGCATCTCACTGTGCGGGATCACATCCAGAATATGCCGGCCCTGATAACTGACATTTTCATCCAGCTGCAATGCCCGCAAAGCCGCAGAATTAATCAACGAGACTTCCCCTTTTTGATTCACGGCAACGATGCCTTCCCGCATGGTTTCAAGAATGATTTTCTGCTCATGAAACATCCGGCCAATTTGCTCGGGTTCGAGATGAAAAATCGCTTTTTTGAAATGATGGCTGAAACCAAGTGCTGTCAGCACACTGAAAATAAAAAACAGCCCGATGGCCACAAACATGCTGCTCTGATAGGTTTGTACAGTCTGATGAACGGTATCGAGTAAATAGCCAACCGAAACAATACCGGTCACCTGTCCCTGTACATTTTTCACCGGTGCTTTGCCGCGTACAGATAAACCGAGGCTCCCTTCAACCCTTGAAACCGACGGCTGTCCCTGCTGCAACACCAGATCATCGGTCTCACCATCATCATCCCACATTGGATGGCCGACTTTGGCCGCGTTCGGGTGCGCTAAACGAATCCCATGCTGGTCCCCAATCACCACAAAACTCACCTTCGCAACGTCTGCCAGTTCAAGGCTGAACGGCTGCAACTGGTCTGGTTCACCTCCGGCAACGGCCTCACGAATCAGCGGCATATGCGCAATCGTCTGCGCCAGCTGAACCGCCTGACGCCCCATCTGCTCATTAAGCGCCTGATCCAGATAATGCAGGGCAAAATAGCCAAGTCCCACCGTCTGAATCAGAGTAATCGCCCCGAGAATCATAATCATCCGGGTTTTAAATCTGAGCTGACGCAGAGAAAAATGGCGGGGTAAGGCGCGAAAAAACGAAACCATCAACGCAAAATCCATTATCAAAAATGTAACACAAATATTACAAAAACCCGCTTCATCACACTGTGAGCCAGTGAAAGATTCCGCCTGCTTTTTCCGGGGAAAATCCGATCAATCACACACTCTGCTCAATCCCGCCACATTCAACCACTGATACCGGGTGGTGCCTGTCCCTACTATCCCGTTCGGTGTCTGTCCTCAGTATCCATCCACACTATCTCGTCTGTCCCGACAACTCTCTCCGGTGTCTGTCCTCAGTATCTTTATCTCCGGTGCCTGTCCTCACTATCTCTTTTCTTTCACGGTTCAATCTGTGCCGTGAACAATATGAACAAAATACGCAATATCTTTTTTATTCACTTTAGATTTACAAACTATTCACATTCCAAATCTCAAGCTAACTTGTCAGATGAAAACTAAAACAAAGCTGAACAAGGAAGAATGTATGTTGAATCAACTCCGGAGAAAGACCCGTGCCGTGATGTATACGGCCGCTTTATGCTGTGGTGCAATGTCTGCTGCGCATGCCGCGACACACACCATTGATGATGTTCACTTTCTGATCCCGGGCGGCGCTGGCGGCGGATGGGACAGCACCGCGCGCGGGCTGGGTGAAGCCCTGATGAAATCGAAGATTGCCCACACCGTCTCTTTCGAAAATATGTCCGGTGGTGGCGGTGGTAAAGCCATTGCGCACCTGATCAAAGCCGGTAAGCAGGCAGAAGATACCCTGATGATCAACTCAACACCGATCATTATCCGCGCGTTATCCAAAGTTTTTCCGCAATCTTTTCATGATTTAACCCCGGTTGCTGCGGTTGTCGGTGATTACGCTGCATTTGTTGTTTCTAAAAATTCACCCTATCAAAACTTTCAGCAAGTTGTGGAAGCCTACCTGAAAAACCCCCGTTCGGTGACGATTGGCGGCGGTTCTGCCAAAGGCAGCATGGACCATCTGGTGGCGGCAATGGCATTTCAGGCGGCTGGCGGCGATCCGCGCCGGGTGAAGTACATTCCGTATGATGCCGGTGGTAAAGCGATGGCGGCCCTGCTGTCCGGAGAAACGCAGGTGCTCTCAACCGGCCTCAGCGAAGCAATCAATCTGGCTCAGGCAGGCGAAGTCCGCATTCTGGCGATGACCGGTGACACGCGTTCAGCCGTCGCTTCAGAGGTACCAACACTGAAAGAACTCGGTTACGACGCCACTTTTGTCAACTGGCGGGGTGTTTTTGGTCCGCCGGGACTCAGTGACGCTCAGGTGAAACATTATGATGATGCCCTTGCAGCGATGTTTCAAACCCCGGAATGGAAAACCGTCCGTGATCGTTATGGCTGGGTAGACCTGTACAAACCCGGCCCGGAATTTCTGGCGTTCCTCAATGAGCAGGAAACTCAGATTGGTCAGCTGATGAAAACACTGGGCTTCCTGCGTTAACAGGCAGTCCGGCCTTCACTGACCAGGTGTCCGGGGCGGTTGTCAAACAACCCCGGTCACCCCGTTTTACTTTTCCTGTTTTACCGCCTGTCTGGTCCGGAGACGCCCGGACAGGCATGATGAGGAGTCTCATATGACAATCACAAAAGATCATGCAGGCGGACTGTTGTTTCTCTGCTTTTCCCTGTTATACGGATACTACACCCGTGAAATTGCGCTTTTTCCCGGCGATGAATTCGAACCTTTTACCGCACGTTCAATGCCGACGGTGCTTGCCGGACTCGGCATCGTGCTCTCTTTCTTACAACTCATCACGGTGAAGCGTCAGCCTCAGTCCGGTCAGAATCCATGGGCAGGTATTCAGTACACCCAGGCGGTACAGTTACTGGTCCTGATGCTGGTCTTTTCACTGGCACTGCCCTGGGTTGGTTTCCTGATTGCCACCATTGGTTTTCTGATCGCCGGTTACCGGATACTGGGCGAACGTCGTCCCCGGATATTACTGATCGCGTCTGTCCCCTTTGCACTCGGCTTCTGGGTCCTGCTGACTCAGCTGCTGGATATTTATCTTGCACCGGGATGGCTGGCTGAACAATTCATGGGAGGTGTGTGATGTTTGAAGGATTATCCATTGGTTTATCCACGGCCGTGATGCCATTTAATCTGTTAATGGTGGTCATCGGATGTTTTGCCGGAACCTTCATCGGTATGTTACCGGGGCTCGGTCCAATCTCTGCCATCGCACTGATGGTGCCAATCACATATGGCCTCGAACCTTCTTCCGGCATCATTTTGATGGCTGGTGTTTACTACGGGGCCATTTTCGGTGGTTCCACCTCTTCG carries:
- a CDS encoding tripartite tricarboxylate transporter TctB family protein, yielding MTITKDHAGGLLFLCFSLLYGYYTREIALFPGDEFEPFTARSMPTVLAGLGIVLSFLQLITVKRQPQSGQNPWAGIQYTQAVQLLVLMLVFSLALPWVGFLIATIGFLIAGYRILGERRPRILLIASVPFALGFWVLLTQLLDIYLAPGWLAEQFMGGV
- a CDS encoding tripartite tricarboxylate transporter substrate binding protein; protein product: MLNQLRRKTRAVMYTAALCCGAMSAAHAATHTIDDVHFLIPGGAGGGWDSTARGLGEALMKSKIAHTVSFENMSGGGGGKAIAHLIKAGKQAEDTLMINSTPIIIRALSKVFPQSFHDLTPVAAVVGDYAAFVVSKNSPYQNFQQVVEAYLKNPRSVTIGGGSAKGSMDHLVAAMAFQAAGGDPRRVKYIPYDAGGKAMAALLSGETQVLSTGLSEAINLAQAGEVRILAMTGDTRSAVASEVPTLKELGYDATFVNWRGVFGPPGLSDAQVKHYDDALAAMFQTPEWKTVRDRYGWVDLYKPGPEFLAFLNEQETQIGQLMKTLGFLR
- a CDS encoding response regulator; the encoded protein is MIELLIADDDQQNAEIQRRFVERVDGFETRGVAHSLDELHDLMDVFQPDLVLLDNHFPTGTGIELLKSWRAQDIRTDIIMITASTEVSTLKSAMACGVFDYILKPLVFERLKRALEGYSAHHDKLQQMTALMQSDVDGLFHPASGSAQTSVSRLPKGIDGLTLDKIRQVLTSWDHQITAEALGQRIGASRTTARRYLEHLVSTGEVHAEVSYGSVGRPERQYLRKLNGA
- a CDS encoding ATP-binding protein; translation: MVSFFRALPRHFSLRQLRFKTRMIMILGAITLIQTVGLGYFALHYLDQALNEQMGRQAVQLAQTIAHMPLIREAVAGGEPDQLQPFSLELADVAKVSFVVIGDQHGIRLAHPNAAKVGHPMWDDDGETDDLVLQQGQPSVSRVEGSLGLSVRGKAPVKNVQGQVTGIVSVGYLLDTVHQTVQTYQSSMFVAIGLFFIFSVLTALGFSHHFKKAIFHLEPEQIGRMFHEQKIILETMREGIVAVNQKGEVSLINSAALRALQLDENVSYQGRHILDVIPHSEMLDVLQSGEPHYDEEIWLADHHLIVNRIPLRQNGQVMGVVSSFRLKNEVDLVSRKLTRIRQYAETLRSQSHEYNNKLNTIAGLIQIQSYDKALALIGHETQLHQSFIHQVMALTDDKMLAGCLLGKFNRARELGLRLVIDPDSQCHDIPAAIPRGQLISIVSNLIDNAFEATFHHRGEQGEVRLSMTDLGHELILEVEDEGPGISDSQQQRIFDHGYTTKHQPGHGIGLHLVKTLVTRFQGLITIESPVGDGQGSRFTVYLPKDGDESTCHDFAEKPLSGNPRQQNTSRENPHD